One genomic region from Xyrauchen texanus isolate HMW12.3.18 chromosome 16, RBS_HiC_50CHRs, whole genome shotgun sequence encodes:
- the LOC127657186 gene encoding uncharacterized protein LOC127657186: MDPWQTLVSRCSAWWQMHTPHALRACIYDVCKPLVPLLLCIAALVAVILYALADNLHSFVCRIFIPQYHYPYAVPLAFIQVFLNLLALLALHGIGLIHLKPFSLKLAERLLVPAICGSVQCVLALWAEANSHSGLYPLIARFLPLVSLCMGHLFVLSMPGSIHISCLLTAVTFASVSVTACQGLHTMEVLEYVYSPLSLVLHSLSLVWLAKVTQSERGHASIFDMYYTLTVSRCLLLGFLCVLHPDGPKALIDGSWHSLLFYGYMLGMLLLGAVQLLFVDVTALYFSALPAAVLHATRGLMLPLFSVL, encoded by the exons ATGGACCCCTGGCAAACTCTGGTGTCCAGATG TTCTGCATGGTGGCAGATGCATACTCCACATGCACTGAGAGCTTGTATTTATGATGTATGTAAACCCCTGGTGCCTCTTCTTCTCTGCATCGCTGCCCTGGTGGCTGTGATTTTGTACGCTCTGGCAGATAATCTGCACAGCTTTGTGTGCAGGATCTTCATTCCCCAGTATCATTACCCTTATGCAGTGCCACTTGCATTCATACAG GTGTTTCTAAATCTCCTGGCATTGCTGGCATTACACGGCATAGGACTGATCCACCTGAAGCCTTTTTCACTGAAGCTGGCCGAGCGTTTGTTGGTGCCTGCTATCTGTGGTAGCGTCCAGTGTGTTCTGGCCCTTTGGGCTGAGGCCAATTCCCACTCTGGTCTGTACCCACTCATCGCCCGCTTCCTCCCACTGGTCAGTCTGTGCATGGGTCATCTGTTTGTACTCAGTATGCCTGGATCCATCCATATTTCCTGTCTGCTAACAGCTGTCACTTTTGCCTCCGTCAGCGTCACAG CCTGTCAAGGACTGCATACGATGGAGGTATTGGAATATGTCTACTCTCCTCTCAGCCTGGTCCTCCACAGCCTGTCTCTAGTCTGGCTAGCTAAAGTCACCCAATCAGAGCGAGGTCATGCCTCAATCTTTGATATGTATTACACTCTCACGGTTTCACGTTGTCTATTATTAGGCTTCCTATGTGTTTTGCACCCTGATGGCCCAAAGGCACTTATTGATGGCAGCTGGCACAGTCTGCTTTTCTACGGATACATGCTTGGGATGTTGCTGCTGGGTGCTGTGCAGCTTCTTTTTGTGGACGTAACAGCGTTATATTTCTCTGCTCTCCCAGCAGCTGTGCTGCATGCTACCAGAGGGTTGATGCTGCCCCTGTTCAGTGTGTTATAG